CGGCCCTCGTGACGTTCCAGAGCATCACGCCGTTCGTGGGGCTCCGGTTCGTGGTCGTCATGTTCGCAGCGGTGGTGCTTGGCGGCCTCGGCAGTGTCAGGGGTGCCTTTGTGGGGGGCGTGCTCATCGGGGTCATCCAGTCCGTGTCGCAGGTGTGGACTTCGGCTGCGGTGAAGAACGTCTGGGTGTTCGCTCTGTTTCTGCTCATCCTCTACGTGCGGCCCAACGGCCTGTTCGGTAAGGCCCAACGGGCCATCTGATGCGGCGCCTGGTTCCATTCATAGTATTGGTAGTCGTAGTCGCTGCCCTCAACGGCTGGCTCGAGCAGCGGTTCTACGTGAGGGTGCTCACCTTGACGGTCGTCTGGGCGCTCGCCGGCGTGGCCTGGAATCTGGTGGCCAAGGCCGGGCAGATCTCGCTCGGCCACAGCGCGTTCGTCGGCATCGGCGCGTACGGATTCACGATCCTGCTGCGAGGCGGCGGCACCTCGCCATGGATCGGCATGGCCGTCGGCATGGGAGTCGCCGCGGTGGTGGCGCTTGCCATCGGCCTGCCCACCTTCCGGCTCAGGGGGTTCTACTTCACCCTTGCCACCATCTCCTTCCCGCTCATCATGGAACTGTTGGTGTCCCACTACGGGGATCCCGAACTCACGGTTCCGTTCCACCCCGAGAACGAGTGGAGGTTCATGGAATTCTCCGATCCCCACACCTACGTTTGGGTCGGCCTAGCGATGCTTGTCATTGCATTGATGATCAGCGAGTTGATCGATGTGACTTCGTTCGGATACGCCCTTCGTGCCGTTCGAGACAACGAAGTCCTAGCCCGGGCGGTGGGCATTCGTACTGTCGCATGGAAGACGGCGGCATTCATGATCTCGGCGGCGCTGTCGGCGGCCATGGCCGTGCTCTGGGTGAAGGCCGTCCTGCGGGTGACCGTCGCCGAGGAGGTCTTTGGCATTACCGTGGTGATCGTCATGCTGTCGGTGGCGTTCGTGGGCGGGGTGGGACAAACGTGGGGGCCGGTCGTCGGCGCGGCCTTCCTCATCCCGCTAGCGATGTTCCTGGACGATTCGATCGGCGAGTCCGTGCCCGGCGCGCAGGAGCTCGTCTACGCGGCGGCGCTGGTACTCGTCGCACTGCTGATACCGCGCGGAATCCTCCCGGCGATCGAGAGAGGCTGCCGCTGGGTCGCGACCCGCCCCGGTCGATCACCTCAGCCGGAAGGTCGGCCCCTTCTTGGGCGTCTCGCGGTACCTCCACAACGGCCGTCGCCGTTCTTGAGCATGTCGCGAAGACCCCTCCGGCCGAGGCTGCCGAGGCCGAGCGATGCGCCTGTGCTCGAGGTGGAGGGCATAGCCAAAAGCTTCGGCGCCAATCGCGTACTGTCCGACGTGGCCTTAAGGATCGATGCTGGCCGGCGTGTCGGCATCATCGGTCCCAACGGTGCGGGCAAGACGACACTTTTCAACATCATTACCGCCCACCTACGCGCCGATGCCGGACGAATCCTGTTCAAGGGGATGAAGGTGGATCGGATGCGCGCGCCGCGGCGCTACGAACTCGGCATGTCACGAACATTCCAAGTTCCCCAGGGTTTCCATCTCATGTCTCCGCTCGACAATGTCGTTGTGGCTGCGATCGGTGCCTCGATACCGCATCCGGTAGCCGCGTCGATGGCGATGCTCGATCGGGTCGGCCTCGCCGATAGCGCGCTCGGCGAGTTGAGCGCTCTCACCGCGGCCGAGATCAAGAGCCTCGAGCTGGCGCGGGCCATGGTGAGCGAGCCGGAGTTGCTGCTGCTCGACGAGCCACTCGCCGGCCTGAACGAAGCCGAACGAGCCCGCTTTTTCAGGACTGTCGACGAGCTGGTCACGCCGCAGACGGCGATCGTGGTGATCGAGCACTCGGTCCGGTCGCTGATTCAGTACGTAGAGTCGGTGGTCGCGCTCGATGAGGGCCGCGTCATCGTCCGAGGCCCACCGGCAGATGTCGTGTCGGACCCGCGCGTGATCAAGTCCTACCTCGGATCGAGATGGATGGAACATGTTAGAGATCAGTGACCTCCGTGCCAGCTACGACGGAGTCCCGGCCTTGCGCTCCATCGACTTCCAGGTTGGAGCGGGGGAGCGTGTGGCCATCCTGGGACCCAATGGCGCGGGCAAGACCACCCTGCTGAAGACGATCAGCGGCACCGTGGAGGTAGACGCGGGCACGATCCGCTTCGAAGGCCAGGATCTTCACTCTCAGCCGCCGCACAAACGCGTCGAGGCCGGAATCGTACACGTGCCTCAGGGGCGGATGATCTTTGCATCGATGACGGTGACCGACAATCTTCGGCTCGGCAGCCACCGCAGCGGCGCCCAGCACCGGCACGGCGAACGCCTCGATCTGGTGCTCGAGATCTTCCCTGCGCTGGCCGACATGCTCAACCGGGACGGAGGCGCGTTGTCGGGAGGCCAGCAGCAGATGCTGGCGGTTGCTCGCGGCGTGATGGCCTGCCCACGGCTGCTCATGCTCGACGAACCTTCGATGGGGCTGGCTCCTCGCGCCGCGGACAGCGTCTTCGAGGGCATCGCGCGGCTGCTCGAGAGCGAGACGACCGCAACGATCGTCGTGGAGCAACGCGCCCATGAGGCGCTCGAGATTTGTGAACGGGCCTACGTGCTCGAGTCCGGGGAGGTGGTCCTGGAGGCCTCGAACCGGGCCCTCCTGACCGACGAGAGGCTAGCTGCCGCTTATCTGGGCTCGGAGACATGAGGCGCCCGTCGGGCACCGCGCCGGTAGGGATCATCCTCGACCGCGCGGCGGGTTGGGTGTTGTCAGTCTGTGGAGGGACTCCCGTAGAAGGTGCGGTACCAGGCTCTGGTGACGATACGGGCTACCGTCTCCACGTCCACGGGCGCCGTGTTGAGGGCGGCGTGGGCGAATGTCGTGTAGGCGGTTTGCTCGACCAGGGAAGCCATCGCTCGGGCCACCGTGGCTGGATCAAGTCCGTCGAGTTGGACGCGTTCGTCGTTCTCGACTGCATGGACGAACCGGGCGACGTGGCGCTCGCGCATGGTCCACCAGATTGTGGTAAATCGCTCCTCGACCGTTGTCGCCTCGATGAATGCCCGCAGCACGCCGCTGTTGTCGCGGTAGTGCTGGAGGTATCCGAAGTTGGCTTCGAACAGGGCGGCCTCAGGGTCCTCGGCGATGGGTGTCGACGACCGGCTCCTCCGGAAGAGTTCCTCGTGGAGGTTCCGGATGACACTACGGAAGAGGTCCTCCTTGTTATCGAAATACCTGTACAGGCCTCCGAGGGAGAGTCCTGCCTGTATTGCGACATCGCTCATGCGGGCATCGACGTAGCCGTCCTTGGTGAAGACCTTCGACGCTGCGTCGAGGATCCCCTGTCGCGTCCGTTGGCCTTTTGGGGTGGTCGGCTTGGTGGCCATGGGCGCTCCCATCGTTTGCGGGCGTCTGTAGGTCGTGAGGCACATGACTGGGCCCCGTGTTGCGGTCCCTGTGCGGGTCGTCTCGAGCCTGCAAGCCCGCGACTAACGATGTTACCTCTCGTCCCTCCACCTAACAAAAAAGCGACATCAGTTTCTTACCATACTGAGCGATGACCACTCTGCCTTCCTGCGCGTCGTGACCGGCCCTGTCGCTGTCATCGGCTACTCACTGGGCGGCACCATCGGGCTCAAGGCTGCGTCCACACCAAGAACCCTGATCGGCCACCTGATAGCGGCCGCCACGTCATCGGTGGTCGGTTCGGCAGCGGCCGAGTTCTTCGCTCGTCGCATCGTCCAGATCGAGACCCGAGACTGGGACGGCTTCGCCGCCGGACTCCGCGATAACACGGCCCACCAGGTTGTCACCGCAACTGACATCGACGCACTCACCTCGAAGCGCCTAGACGCCGTCGGGGACGGCCGCGGCTACATCAACGCTGCCCGGGCGATGATAGGAACCCGCTCCGAGCCGTTGAACCCCCAGCTGAGGCAGATCGAGATTCCCGTGGACGTCATCGGGGCGGGCGGCGATGTATTCTGCCCGCGCCAGGCCGTCGACATCATCGTGGACAATGTCGACGACTACCGGTACCACGAGGTGGCCGGGGCCGGCTATCTGCTCTCCGTCGACCAACCCGACGCCTACGGCAAGCTGCTCGCGGAGCTCTTGCGCGAAGGGTGTACTGCATGAAGAAGCGCTACGGCATTTCCTTGGGAGTCAGTCCCCGAGAGCCTCTGAGCCGGACGGCCGAATTGGCGCGACGAATCGACCTCAGGGGTTTCGAGGCACTGTGGTATATCGACTTCCAGCTCGGAATGAAAGACGTGTATGCCGCCATGAACCTGGCAGCGCTGTCGACCGAGAAAGTGCTCATCGGGGCCGGTGTCACCAATCTGGTGACGCGTCACCCGACGGTGACCGCAAATGCCACCGCTGCGCTGGACGAGCTGTCCAACGGCCGCGCCGTGCTCGGTCTCGGAGCGGGTTGGTCTGCCGTGCTCGGCGCAGGCGGCACACCGTCCAGGCTCGGAGAGCTGCGGTCCGGGATCGATGAGTTCCGCCAACTCTTCAGCGGCGAGCCGTGCGACCTCTATGGCAGCCAGGTTCGCCTGGCCGCCGCCAAGCGGCAGGTTCCCATATTTTTGGCGGTCTCGCAGCCTGCCATGTTGCGGCTCGCCGGAGAAACCTGCGACGGAGCCGTGCTCATGGGAGCCGCAGATCCCGAATTCTGCTCATGGCAACTCGACCACATACACCAGGGGTTGGAGGCAGCCGGGCGCGACCGCAGGCAGCTGACCGTCGACCTGTTCGTCACCATGTCGGTGGGCGACGATGTGGAGAGCGCCACCGACGACGTGAGAGCATGGGCCACCAGCCAGGCGGCCACCTTCCACCAATGGAAGCGGATGCCGCCTGCTTGGGAGAGGTTCCGTCCCGAGTTCGCTCGGGCCGCGGAGCAATACGGCCTCGTCGACCACCTCTCGCTGCAGGCTGAGCACAAGCACACCGTGTCCGACGACTTCGTGAGATCGGTGGCGCTGGTGGGCGACCTCGACATGTGCGTTGACCGGCTCCGTCAGCTCTGGCGGCTCGACATCGACCGGATCACCTTCGCGCTGCTGTCCGGAGGGCGCGAGCAACGACTGGCACAGCTGGCCGACACCGTGATCGGCGCGGTCGAGGCAGGAGGAGGAAGCTGATGGCAGGAAACCGGCGCGTGGCAATGGTGACCGCGGCAGCCGGCGCCGGCATCGGAGCGGCGGTAGCGAGACGGCTCGCCAGCGACGGACTTGATGTCGTCGTCACCGACGCCCACCAGCGACGGTGCCGCGAGTTTGCCGGTGCACTGGCCGACGAGGTAGGGCGTGAGGTGACCAGCTACCACCTCGACGTCACCGACCACGATCAGGTGCTCAGCGTGATCTCAGAAGTCGCGGCTGCAAAGAACGGGCTCGATGTGCTGGTCAACAATGCGGGCTGGTCGAGGATCGAGCCGGTGGCCGAGATGTCTCTGGAAACCTGGCAGCGGTGCCTCGACGTCGACTTGACCGGCCCATTCGTATGCATGCGCTACGCGCTCGAAGCAATGATCCCCCGTGCCGGCGGCTCGATCATCAACATCTCCTCGATAGCGGCCTGGGAGATGTCCGCCGAGCATGGCGCCGCCTACTCCGCGCAGGAGTTCTTCGACAGCTACCTGTCCGACAAGGCGTTCCTGGGCCGTATGGGGCAGCCTGAGGATGTCGCGAGCATGGTGTCGTTCCTGGCGTCGGATAAGGCGGGCTACGTCACCGGTGAGGTGTTCACCGTCTCAGGAGGCGTGTCGGCTCGTGGATGAGGGACCACTGTGGTGGCCGGTGCACCGGCTTGTCGAGGCCTACAGCGGCGGCTCGCTGTCACCGGTAGAGGTCTCCGAGTTGGCGCAGGCCCGCCTAGCCCAGGTCAACCCCACCCTGCACGCCTTCGTTCTCGCCACCCCCGAGCTGGCCCACCGCCAGGCCGTCGCGGCCGAAGCGGCTTACCGGAACGGCAGCGCCGGTCCTCTCGCCGGTGTGCCTGTCTCGATCAAGGACGTCTTCCACATCAAGGGACACGTCACCACGCTCGGCTCCTTGGCCCACGCCAACGACGTGGCCCGACACGACTCCGGCGCGGTGCGCCGCATGCTCCGCGCGGGAGCGGTCGTGGTCGGCAAGACCAACGTGTCGGAATTCTGCCAGTCGGCGACTACGGATAACTTGCTGGGCCCCGACACCTCGAACCCCTATGACCCTTCTCGCACCGCCGGCGGGTCCAGCGGCGGCGCGGCGGCCGCTGTGGCTTCTGGTACCTGCACCCTGGGCCTCGGGTCCGACGGCGGAGGCTCGATCCGGATCCCGGCCTCGTTCTGCGGACTCGTGGGCTTCAAGCCCACCTACGGGACCATCGACGACCACGGGGGATTCCGAGCGTTCAGCCCGTTCATCTCCGTAGGGCCCCTCGCGCGCACCGCCGCCGACTCCCGCCGCCTGCACTCGGTGCTGTCCGCCAACTGCACCGGCACCCGAGACACTCAGGACGATCTGAGCCCGCGCCGTGTCGCTTGGTGCCCCAAGCCCGAAGGCCGCCCGATCGACGCCGACGTCGGCGATGTGTTGGCAGCCGCGGTTAGGCGACTGGCAGCCTGCGGCCACCACGTGAGTTCCGTGGACCTGGACCTGGGCGGCTGGGAGGAGATATTCGGCCCACTCGTGCTGGCCGAGGAGGGCGAACGCCGCGGTCACTTGCTTCGTGGTCCGCACGAGTTGACGTGGTACCAAAAGCGGTCTCTGATGGCGGCCGAGCAACTCGATCCAGGTGTTCTGGCAGCAGCACGCTTCGCCCTGGCCCAGTACCGGAAGCGGGTGGACCGCTACTTCTGCTCCTACGACGTGATCGCCACTCCCGCCACGGCCACCACCGCCTTCGAGTTGGGCTCCCGGCCCAGGACCATCGCTGGTGAGCCTGTGGGCCGGTTGTGGGGGGCCTTTCCGTTCGCGGCGCCCTTCAACGTCTCCGGACATCCAGCGGTGGTTCTGCCTGCCGGATTTGCCAACGGCCTCCCGGTTGCGATCCAGTTAGTGGGACGGTACGGGGGCGATACCGAGTTGCTGTCGCTCGTCGAGCAACTCGAGACCGAACTGGACCTGCGTCCCTTCGCCCGACTATCGCCCCGCTTGTGAATCCCGTGAGCGATGTCGTCAGCAGTGTCGATGGCTCAATCTGGCAGATCGAGGTCAACCGGCCGCAGCGTGCCAACGCCCTCCGGCGCCGGACGATTCGCCAAATCGAAGCGGTCTTGGACGCGGTCGAGACTCAAGGATCCGACGCAACCCGAGCGACAGGAGTGGTGCTGACCGGTGACCCCGAACGGTTTAGCGCAGGAGCGGATCTGCTCGAGTTGGCCGGCTGACGATCTTGGATTCGACGATGAACTCGAAGCGCTCTGCCGGCGTCTTACCCTGAGCCCGCTGCCGATGGTTGCGGCCGTCGAGGGTGCCTTGTTACGGTGCCGCCGTCGACTCGGCGTGGTCCTCGATGCCGTGGTGGTCTCGGACGAGGCGCGTCCCGTCCACATCGACCCGGTCGTAGCAGCCGGCATGGGACTCAATAGGCCCATCCTGCACGGCCTGGCCACAATGGGTATGACCGCTCGCGCCGTCGCCGCCGCGGTGGGCGCCCATCCGGCTAGCCTGTCGGCCGCTCAGGCGCGCTTTGCCAATCCCGTCTACCCGGCTGCGAGATGCATATTGCAGCCGAGATCGAGCGAAACGTGGCGCGGGTCGAGGTGTCTGTCGATGCGACAACCGTGATGTGAGGAACGTTCACTTTCTGATCCTCCCTCGGAACGATCCCCACAGATCCCGTGTCGGCTCTTCCCATGTGGGGGGTCGGTGCCGAGACGCATGGGGGAGTGGCCCGCTTATCGACAGAGGCGTATTAGATCTCGAGCACGCGAAGCAGCGACTTATCGAAGTATTTCGTGCGGTCTATGCTCCGAAGGTCGCGGGTTCGATTCCCGTCGGGCCTACATTCCCACTTCCTGGCACGGCGGTCGGGAATGTGCTGAGCCAGGGTTTATTGCAGACATCCTGGCGGGTGGAGCTGTGACATCTCGGCCGCAGCAGTTCCTGGAGCTAGCGATAGGCTCGATTGACCTTGGAAGGCTGGCGGTTGTGTATCTAACTGTTTCGGCAACAAGGTTTCGGTTCGTTGTTGGTGGTTACTAGTTGTCGGTGTCATCGTTGGTGTTGTGTCGTCGGCTACTCCTGCCGGAGCCCGATCTGGGGGGACCCTTCGAGGACAGAACCTTCCGACTCCGCAAGCCGATCACCCGGATGGACATGGCAGTCTTCATGACCCGAGCCTTCCCCCACATCGACAAGGTGGAAGATCCGGTCGGGGTCTTCGCCGACGTCCCGGAGGACAGCGTGCACGCCGGGGAGATAGAAGGAATCTACGCCGCAGGCGTAACTACCGGTTGCTGGCGAGACCCTCTCCGGTACTGCCTCGACCAACCAGTGCGCCGCGACCACATGGATTCATTCCTCATCCGAGCCCTGAGACCGCGAACTACAGGATTCTGAGCCTTCAGAGGCGGTCCGCAGTTCGTTACCGGTGTTCACGCCGACCACACAGTGTCTTGTGCAGTGGACTTCACATCGTCGACGCTACGATGACTTGCGGGAATGTAGGAGAGAACTATGCTGGACCTAGCCCTGAGAGCCCTGAAGTGATCTGAGGCTACCGTAGGTTTCAGCACGGGAACCTACGCACCGACAACGGGAATCAATGCTACGAAGGGGGCAAAAGTGACGCTGGCGAGACTGGGCAAGACCTCGGGATGGCTATTGGTCATAGGCCCTGTGGTAGATGTGATCGTTAGCAGTATTCGGCCAGGTAGTTTCCCTGGAGAAAACCCTGACGGAGTCCAAGCAGCAATGCAGGCCGCCATTCAAGCAATGGTGCCGGATAGTACGTTGGTAAGTCTGTTGACTTACATTGGATTCGTAGCCGCCTTTGGGATGCTGCTGGGGCTCTGGGGTGTCAAGGAAGTGATAGGCGACACGGGCAGTGAGGGGTACCTGAGGAAGGCCGGTCTCTTGCTCCTTACGATCGCATTGGCAGTGCGTACCGTGTCCCTTGCGATGAGCTTCTTGACATCTGTAACGCTCAGCTATTCACCGGCTGAAGGCATAGCATCGGGAGAGTCCATCGCTTCAGCCATCACGTTCACGGTGATAGGAGGGGCGGTCGGTCTCTTCGCGACGGTTCTTGCCCTAGTGGGTGTTGCCTTGTTTGCTATGTCCCTGATGAATGCCGACCTGATCGGTGCGGACAAACCCCTCGCGATCTGGTTGGGCGTGGCCCCAGCGATTGTCGGGTCTTTCTTCCTGTTCATAGCGACCTTCATAGAAGGCAGCCTCTTTACCCTCTACCTCTTGGGTAATCTCACTGTGTTCGTTCAAGTCGCCTGGGTCATCCTGCTAGGCGTAGCTTTCATCAGGAAGAGCGATTCCTTGGCCACCGCCAGCGTTTGATCAGCCACGGTGCGGGCGGTTTACGTGCCGTCCGGCGAAGCCGGTGTGACCGGCCGATCACCGGCACCGGTCGGGCAGAAGTTCATCTGGTCTGGTGCGGTAGGTGATGCTGGTCGTTGACCACCTGAATCGCCCCGGCCACGAGCAGGTGACCGTGTTCATCGACGCGGAAGCGGGCCTTGAGGCCATCGTGGCGATCCATGACACCACGCTGGGGCCGGCCTGCGGCGGGACCCGCATCTGGCCCTATGCGAGCGACGAAGAGGCGCTCGAGGACGTCCTGCTGCTGGCACGCGCCATGACCTACAAGTCGGCGGTGGCCGGCCTCGACATCGGCGGCGGCAAGGCGGTCATCATCGCCGATTCCCGCGCCGGCTTGAGCGAGGCCCTCCTACGGGCCTTCGGGCGTTGCCTCAACACCCTTGAGGGACGTTTCGTGACCACCGCGGACGTCGGAGGGACCGGCCGGGACATGGAGATCGTCAACCAGGAGACGGATCACGTGGTGGGCTTGCCGGTGTCCCAGGGGGGAAGCGGGGACAGCTCCATCATGAGCGGGTTGGGCCTCTACGTCGGCATGAAGGCCTGTGCCAAGGCGGTCTGGGGGAGCGACAGCCTCCGGGGCCGGCGGGTGGTCATGCAAGGGTTCGGAAAGGTTGGCACCCAAGCCGCCCGGCACTTGCTGGACGAGGGCGCCGAGGTGGTGGCGACCGCCCTTCACGACAGCACCCTGCGGAAGGCCCGGAGCATGGGCGCCGAGGTGGTGACACCGGAGGAGATCTACGACGTGGACTGCGACATCTTCTCTCCCTGTGCCCTGGGCGGCGTGATCAACCGCGACACCATCCCCCGCCTGACCTGCCGGATAGTGGCCGGCGCCGCCAACAACCAACTGGCTACCGCCGCCGATGGCGACGAGCTGCACCGGCGGGGCATCCTCTACGCCCCGGATTTCGTCATCAACGCGGGCGGCATCATCAACCTGTCCGTGGAGGTCGGCAGGTCCTACGACCCGGAGGTGGCCAGAACGAAGACGGAGGGAATCTACGAGGTGGTGGAGCAGATCATCCAAGTCTCGAGACACGAAGGCATGCCCACCACATGGGCCGCCAACCGGCTGGCCGAAGATCGTCTGGCCGCGGCCCGATCCGCTCGACCCTGACGTCCTGGGCTACGACCCGCTTCAAACCACCGGTGGGTCTAGCCCGAGCGGGTGGGGTGCTTGATGGTGCCTCGCTCCCATGCCTCGTGGAGATGCCGGTACGGTCCGGGCTCACCCACCAGCTGCCGGTGCGGGCCGTCCTGGACTATCCGGCCCAGATCGAAGACCAGCACCCGGTCGGCGGTCTCGGCCGTCGAGAGCCGGTGGGCGATGGTGATCACCGTGCGGCCCTCGGTAAGGCTGTCGAGGGCTCTCGATAACCTGACCTCGGTAGCCGGGTCAACGGCCGAGGTGGCCTCGTCCAGCACCAGCAGGTCGGGGTCGGCGATGGCGGCCCGGACCAGGGTGACCAGCTGTCGCTCGCCCACCGATAGGGACGACCCTCGTTCCCCGACCTGGGTGTCGAGCCCCTGACCGAGTTCGGACAGCCAGCCGGTCAGGCCCAGGCCCACGAAAGCTCGCTGGACCTCCGCCCGGTCCGCGCCGGGCTTGCCCATCTGGACGTTCTCGAGGATGGTCCCGCGGAAGAGCATCCCTTCCTGGGGCACCATGACGACCCGGTGGCGGAGGGAGGAGAACCGCACCCGGGTGATATCGACGCCACCCAGCAGCACCACTCCCTCCGAGGCGTCCATCAATCGGGTGGCCAGCTTGGCGAACGTGGTCTTGCCCGACCCGGTCTCGCCCACCACCGCCACGTGCGAGCGCGGGGCCAACTCCACCGACACACCCTCCAGAGCGGTGGTGCCGGTGGCATCGCGGGCGGCCTCGCCCGGTCTCGGGTAGCGGAAGGTAACCCCTACGAAGCGGATACCCAGCAAACTGGAGGGAATGTCGATGCCGTCAGAGCCCGGATCGGCCACGTCGGGGGGGATGTCGAGCACGTCCAGCACCCGCTTCCATCCGGCCGCCGCCCCTTGGGCCTCGTTGATGGCCTCGCCGAACAACTGGATGGGCACGATCATCAGCTGGACCAGGAACATGAAGGCCACCACCGTTCCGACCGAGGTGTCTCCCCCGACCGCCAGCACGGTGCCAACCACCAGCACGGCCGCAGTGACCGCCGAGGTGAGCAGTTCGCTCACGCCGGAGAAACCCGAGGTCATCCCACCGGCCCGGACCGCCGCCGCCCGGTGCTCCTCGATGACGTGGCCCAGGTCGGCGCGCACCCGATCCTCGATGCCGTAGGCGCGGATCACCGAGGCGCCGGCAACCGCCTCCGCCAGCGCGCCCAGCATCCGACCCACCTTCTCGCGCACCACCAGGTAGGCGGCCGCCAGCCGCTTCTGGAACCAGCGGATCGAGAAGAGGATCACCGGGAGCAGGGCCACCACGGTCAGGAAGAGCTGCCAGGAATAGATCGCCATCACCACCATGGCGAGGATCGCCTGGCCTCCGTTGACCAGGATCATCAGGCCGGCCCACTGCATGAACCGGCTTATCTGGTCGATGTCGGAGGTCACACGGGCCACCAGCACCCCCCGCTGCTCGGACGCCTGGTGGAGCATCGAGAGGTCGTGGATGTGCCGGAAGGCGCGGACGCGCAGGTTGGAAAGAGCCACCTCCGACGTGACCGCCAGCCGGAGATGCATCAGGCCGGTGGCGACGGCGGTGATCGCCACCGCTACGAGCGAGACGACCGCCATCCGGCCCACGAAGGTCATGTCCGCCCCGCCCTCGGCGAGCCCCCCGTCGAGGATCTGCTGGATCCCAACGGGGATGATGACCCGGCCCGCCGTGGCGACGGCCGCCAGCACGAAGGTGAACAGCATCCCGGTGCGGATCTCCGGCGACAGGCTCAGGCCTCGCTTGACGGTGGTCCAAGCCTCGGTGCTGCCGCGCTCCCGCGTCTCCTTGCGTTCCGTGCCGATGATCATGCTGTACCCACGTCGTAGGCGTTGATGAGGGCCGCATAGCTCGGTAGGCGGTCGTAGAGGTCTAAGTGGGAACCTCTAGCCACGACCCGGCCCCCTTCGATGTAGATCACCTCGTCCGCCAGCAGGATCGAGGTGCGGCGGTAGGCGACGATCACGACCGTGGTGTCGATCCTCCAGAGGCCGGCGA
This genomic interval from bacterium contains the following:
- a CDS encoding leucine dehydrogenase, with amino-acid sequence MLVVDHLNRPGHEQVTVFIDAEAGLEAIVAIHDTTLGPACGGTRIWPYASDEEALEDVLLLARAMTYKSAVAGLDIGGGKAVIIADSRAGLSEALLRAFGRCLNTLEGRFVTTADVGGTGRDMEIVNQETDHVVGLPVSQGGSGDSSIMSGLGLYVGMKACAKAVWGSDSLRGRRVVMQGFGKVGTQAARHLLDEGAEVVATALHDSTLRKARSMGAEVVTPEEIYDVDCDIFSPCALGGVINRDTIPRLTCRIVAGAANNQLATAADGDELHRRGILYAPDFVINAGGIINLSVEVGRSYDPEVARTKTEGIYEVVEQIIQVSRHEGMPTTWAANRLAEDRLAAARSARP
- a CDS encoding ABC transporter ATP-binding protein, translated to MIIGTERKETRERGSTEAWTTVKRGLSLSPEIRTGMLFTFVLAAVATAGRVIIPVGIQQILDGGLAEGGADMTFVGRMAVVSLVAVAITAVATGLMHLRLAVTSEVALSNLRVRAFRHIHDLSMLHQASEQRGVLVARVTSDIDQISRFMQWAGLMILVNGGQAILAMVVMAIYSWQLFLTVVALLPVILFSIRWFQKRLAAAYLVVREKVGRMLGALAEAVAGASVIRAYGIEDRVRADLGHVIEEHRAAAVRAGGMTSGFSGVSELLTSAVTAAVLVVGTVLAVGGDTSVGTVVAFMFLVQLMIVPIQLFGEAINEAQGAAAGWKRVLDVLDIPPDVADPGSDGIDIPSSLLGIRFVGVTFRYPRPGEAARDATGTTALEGVSVELAPRSHVAVVGETGSGKTTFAKLATRLMDASEGVVLLGGVDITRVRFSSLRHRVVMVPQEGMLFRGTILENVQMGKPGADRAEVQRAFVGLGLTGWLSELGQGLDTQVGERGSSLSVGERQLVTLVRAAIADPDLLVLDEATSAVDPATEVRLSRALDSLTEGRTVITIAHRLSTAETADRVLVFDLGRIVQDGPHRQLVGEPGPYRHLHEAWERGTIKHPTRSG